The following are encoded together in the Sulfurovum riftiae genome:
- a CDS encoding putative bifunctional diguanylate cyclase/phosphodiesterase — MNEVIYDTSITFKERLDYDKLSFFYLSLPIILIGHILGALLLSAMEMTVVDLYSIGIWLLLNVIMFLYRFYHYTLFKKESEKNKLREAKLWLDRYYTNVLLSGIIWGSSALLLFPESDLFGQMILLLFLFAIGFSSLGVLATKRNLLLSYVMVMYGPIVWRLLFLEGELYLNIAYAIISLVLIMIIVANYYGKIINDSLEEREQFADIKASHDKLKERFFSLFERAPVGIYYYDEALQLQDVNLQFMEMNKVTDKDTLMNISLQDAIDDTRILEVHENVFKGKTGNYRGPFNILSGSKEDIYVDLSTVPMYNSVGEIAGGITIINDITSEVTAREKMMRSAYYDMLTNIPNRTLLMDKLKNLIEEKKPTDGLSALLFLDIDNFKKINTSVGHDIGDRILKIAAHKIEQVVGTDDTLARIGGDKFVILVPDVGTQEEGAQAFTTSYITAINQNFIQPLQVGGKDYHISFSIGAVLFADTDATAFDILKRAETAMYEAKKTTRGSTQFYQDSMSVQAREELMLENDIHKAIKNDEFVMYYQPQLNVETNEIIGAEALIRWMHPEKGLIMPDAFIPLAEESGIIIKLEEWIFDRICSDAKKLSEDMGGFNLHHIAINVSTIHFLEPHFVEKLMLLVKKHKVRPEWFELEITESGIMRNVEDAIQKIKELKDFGFTFSIDDFGTGYSSLSHLKELPVDVIKIDQSFVRNMNENDEMIIEAVVAIGQKFDLEVLAEGVESDKILEYLKDINCNTYQGYFAHTPIALDEFEALLKPKK; from the coding sequence ATGAATGAAGTAATTTATGATACATCTATCACATTTAAAGAGCGCCTCGATTATGACAAATTAAGTTTTTTCTATCTCTCCCTGCCGATTATACTGATCGGACATATTCTGGGGGCGCTGCTTCTCTCTGCCATGGAAATGACCGTGGTCGATCTCTACTCTATCGGCATCTGGCTGCTCCTGAACGTCATTATGTTCCTTTATCGCTTTTACCATTACACGCTGTTCAAAAAAGAGAGTGAAAAGAACAAGCTCAGAGAGGCGAAACTGTGGCTTGACCGTTACTATACCAATGTGCTTCTCAGCGGTATCATCTGGGGAAGCAGTGCACTCCTTCTCTTTCCTGAATCAGACCTTTTCGGCCAAATGATACTGCTTCTCTTCCTGTTCGCCATAGGGTTCTCTTCACTGGGTGTCCTGGCAACGAAAAGGAATCTGCTTCTGTCCTATGTAATGGTCATGTACGGGCCGATCGTATGGCGGCTTCTGTTTCTGGAAGGGGAACTCTACCTCAATATCGCCTATGCGATCATCTCTCTCGTCCTCATCATGATCATCGTGGCCAACTATTATGGAAAGATCATCAATGATTCGCTTGAAGAGCGTGAACAGTTCGCCGACATCAAAGCATCGCATGACAAACTAAAAGAGCGTTTCTTCTCACTTTTCGAGCGTGCACCTGTCGGTATTTACTACTACGACGAGGCACTGCAGCTCCAGGATGTCAACCTGCAGTTCATGGAAATGAATAAAGTGACCGATAAAGATACCCTGATGAACATCAGTCTGCAGGATGCCATAGATGATACGAGGATCCTTGAGGTACATGAAAATGTCTTCAAGGGGAAAACGGGCAATTACCGCGGACCGTTCAACATACTTTCCGGGAGCAAGGAAGATATTTATGTGGACCTTTCGACCGTACCGATGTATAACAGTGTCGGTGAAATAGCCGGCGGTATCACGATCATCAATGATATTACGAGTGAAGTGACAGCACGTGAGAAAATGATGCGCAGTGCCTACTACGATATGCTTACGAATATTCCCAACCGTACACTTCTTATGGATAAACTCAAAAATCTGATAGAGGAGAAAAAGCCGACAGATGGCCTCTCTGCACTCCTTTTCCTCGATATCGACAACTTCAAGAAGATCAATACAAGTGTAGGACACGATATAGGGGACAGGATCCTGAAGATCGCGGCACACAAAATAGAACAGGTGGTCGGAACGGATGATACCCTTGCACGTATCGGCGGAGACAAATTCGTCATTCTGGTACCTGATGTAGGTACGCAGGAGGAAGGTGCACAGGCATTTACCACAAGCTATATAACGGCGATCAATCAGAACTTTATTCAGCCTCTGCAGGTCGGGGGGAAGGATTACCATATCAGTTTCTCTATCGGGGCAGTATTGTTCGCCGATACCGATGCCACGGCCTTTGATATTCTCAAGCGGGCAGAGACCGCTATGTATGAAGCGAAGAAGACCACACGGGGAAGTACACAGTTCTACCAGGACAGCATGAGTGTTCAGGCCAGAGAGGAACTGATGCTCGAAAATGATATTCACAAAGCGATCAAGAATGATGAGTTCGTAATGTATTATCAACCTCAGCTCAATGTAGAGACGAACGAGATCATAGGCGCGGAGGCGCTGATCCGATGGATGCATCCCGAAAAAGGTCTTATCATGCCGGATGCGTTCATTCCTCTTGCGGAAGAGAGCGGGATCATCATCAAGCTGGAAGAGTGGATCTTCGACAGGATATGCAGTGATGCGAAAAAACTGAGTGAAGATATGGGTGGTTTCAATCTGCATCACATAGCCATCAATGTCAGTACCATACACTTTTTGGAACCGCATTTCGTTGAGAAGCTGATGCTGCTTGTCAAGAAACACAAAGTGAGACCGGAGTGGTTCGAACTGGAGATCACAGAGAGCGGTATCATGCGGAATGTCGAGGATGCCATACAGAAGATCAAAGAGTTGAAGGATTTCGGTTTCACCTTCTCCATCGATGATTTCGGTACAGGCTACTCTTCGCTGTCGCATCTGAAAGAACTTCCTGTCGACGTGATCAAGATTGACCAGTCCTTTGTACGGAACATGAATGAGAATGATGAAATGATCATTGAAGCGGTCGTGGCCATAGGTCAGAAGTTCGACCTTGAAGTCCTTGCCGAAGGGGTTGAGAGCGACAAGATACTGGAATATCTAAAAGATATCAACTGTAATACCTATCAAGGCTATTTTGCACACACACCGATAGCACTGGATGAGTTTGAAGCGCTTTTGAAGCCGAAAAAATAA